Sequence from the Acropora muricata isolate sample 2 chromosome 10, ASM3666990v1, whole genome shotgun sequence genome:
aatggcaaaatgtgactcaaattttgcataataatagaatcaaattctcaaaagacttcttttcgctattgttctgttcGCCAACATAACCGCCGCCGTGGcatcacgtgaaaaccgagaattgtAGTTTTGCAATTCTTGAGTCCTTCTTGAAGCGAAAACATTGGGCAAAATGGAGACATGTTTACTTTTTCAGTGGAGAGCGTAAAGTATTTGCGTTTAACCTAATTAAACCAAGAATTTGAAAACAACACCCGAGTTCTGTTGGAATTCTCTTATAAGCGTCCGTaacttattttattattttgccGCTTCCGGCTtgtttcaaaccattttcataATTAAAAATTAGGGGACATACTTTGAAACTGGTCGGAATTGACAAAGTTGATTCTAGTTTCCTTTTCCCAGCAACGGTGACAAAAGCACAAAGCAAATAAATACTTTTGACTGATAAGCACCTAAAACATGATGTATTTTTTAACTGAAACAGCTTTTCTTGAGCCGAGTTCTATGTAATTAGTTGTTTCTTCCATATTTTGTTTTAGCCagcttttctcttctttttttcacaTGCTTAGGTGTTTTGGTTTTTCTCCTCTCTCTGTTGGCTTCTTTAAcaagctttttcttttcttttcttgtcaGAACTGGCGCCTTCTCTTCGGAACCATTTTCTTCTTGTTCGTCACTTTCACCGTCACTTTCGCTTGTATCGTCTGAGCCTTCAGCCTCTTCATGACAATCGTCTTCAATGATTTTGCTATCCATCAGTTGAGCTTcgaaattttcaacaattttaagAAGCTCTGGCTCATCTCGCACTCCAGTTAAGTCCCGTTTCATGCCTGTCAAAGTGCTGTACAAAATTTCATCTCCTTTACCCTCCTTTGCTTTATCAGCATCTTTTTCAAACTGAGCAACCTCGTCTAGAGTTCGAGGGATGTACACTTTCTTAAAAACCTCTTCTTTTACAATTTCCTCTGGATTATTGCCTGTGACGTGTCTATTTGCTGCAATGCTTTGAGCTTTTTCCAGATAATCTTCCATATTGCCGTCGTTGATGTTGGGATCAGTTACAAAGTCAAACAACTCTTTTACAGTCATGACACAAACACCGTTCTTCTTGAAGAACTCAGAGACATTTGTGCAATCCTTTCTAAGGAATTCCAAGGCATGTGGATGGTCGTGCTCAACAGACTGCGAAACATCTATCACATACAACTTGTCTCCTTCGTACAACAGGTTAAACTCACTGAGGTCAGCGTGAACGAGCCGGCATTTCCAATAAATGTTTCTAACAATTTGAATACACTGAAGGTACAATTCTCTGGCTTTGGACTCTGACAAAGTCACATCTTTCAGAAGAGGTGCTGGCCAGCCATCTATCCCTATGAATTCCATGACGAGTACATGACTGCGTAGAATAACGGGCTCAGGACAAGGAACGCCAGCT
This genomic interval carries:
- the LOC136888360 gene encoding serine/threonine-protein kinase RIO1-like — protein: MDNSSGQLSHLDGQFEDADEDNSVVPTLLTNYVSGGKQENFSESFDEVQNGGSGAHVQSSASDLDSEIEDYGDWDWEDEAGDFTKRYNASRSEVNVSNTSGKRQSTLQPNEKSLERYGNRISVERYEGPKLSNRAANVLMQANKKIENDRLRAKDKADRATVEQVLDPRTRMILFKILNKGVICEINGCISTGKEANVYHAINANGDQRAVKVYKTSILTFKDRDRYVAGEFRFRHGYCRHNPRKMVKTWAEKEMRNLTRLHQAGVPCPEPVILRSHVLVMEFIGIDGWPAPLLKDVTLSESKARELYLQCIQIVRNIYWKCRLVHADLSEFNLLYEGDKLYVIDVSQSVEHDHPHALEFLRKDCTNVSEFFKKNGVCVMTVKELFDFVTDPNINDGNMEDYLEKAQSIAANRHVTGNNPEEIVKEEVFKKVYIPRTLDEVAQFEKDADKAKEGKGDEILYSTLTGMKRDLTGVRDEPELLKIVENFEAQLMDSKIIEDDCHEEAEGSDDTSESDGESDEQEENGSEEKAPVLTRKEKKKLVKEANRERRKTKTPKHVKKRREKLAKTKYGRNN